The proteins below come from a single Aegilops tauschii subsp. strangulata cultivar AL8/78 chromosome 6, Aet v6.0, whole genome shotgun sequence genomic window:
- the LOC109736159 gene encoding probable metal-nicotianamine transporter YSL8, producing MEPEEGAAPAPAPTPAPAAAPVPPREAISLEKAFEGKTLPTWNEQITVRAVVVSAGLGTFLSFIVMKLNITSGIVPSLNVSAGLLAFFMMKTWTSALERCGVFPRPFTRQENTVVQTCVISCSSIAFSGGFGTYILGMSRKIAKGFDEANNTMNVEEPSLWRVMAYLFLVSFVGLFSIVPLRKIMIISYRLTYPSGSATAHLINSFHTPQGAIQAKQQVSILFKSFLGSFLWSMFQWFYTAGDSCGFGSFPTFGMEAYNRRFYFDFSATYVGVGMICPYIINFSLLIGSIISWGIMWPFIESKRGDWYDANLPNSSLHGLNGYQVFISIAMIMGDGLFNFFSILFRTSYDMYLKRTGRAKANAAGVPFAGAGLAGANERQALSFDDRRRTQIFLKDQIPTVVAVGAYVALAGISVLAIPHIFRQLKPKHVVWAYVVAPIFAFCNAYGTGLTDWSLSSSYGKLAIFIFGANIGAKDGGVIAGLAACGLMMGIVSTASDLIQDFKTGYLTLTSPRAMFVSQVIGTGIGCIISPTVFWIFYQAYDIGNDEGYPAPYAKIYRGIALLGTNGWDQLPKYCLRFCAAFFILAIAICALKEVANNKTWWIRDYIPSALGMAVPFFLGSFFTIDMCVGSLILYMWSKSDRLHAQMFAPAVASGLICGDGIWSLPSSLLSLGNVEPPMCLRVFDADTNYEVEQFLSTLPIPA from the exons ATGGAGCCAGAGGAGGGCGCTGCCCCGGCGCCCGCGCCCACGCCCGCGCCGGCGGCGGCCCCGGTGCCACCGCGGGAGGCGATCTCGTTGGAGAAGGCGTTCGAAGGCAAGACCCTGCCGACGTGGAACGAGCAGATCACGGTCCGCGCCGTGGTGGTGAGCGCGGGGCTGGGCACCTTCCTCAGCTTCATCGTGATGAAGCTCAACATCACCTCCGGCATCGTGCCGTCGCTCAACGTCTCCGCGGGGCTGCTCGCCTTCTTCATGATGAAGACGTGGACGTCGGCGCTGGAGCGCTGCGGCGTCTTCCCGCGGCCCTTCACCCGGCAGGAGAACACGGTGGTGCAGACCTGCGTCATCTCCTGCTCCAGCATCGCCTTCTCCGGCGGCTTCGGCACCTACATCCTCGGCATGAGCCGCAAGATCGCCAAGGGCTTCGACGAGGCCAACAACACCATGAACGTCGAGGAGCCGTCGCTGTGGCGCGTCATGGCCTACCTCTTCCTCGTCAGCTTCGTGGGGCTCTTCTCCATCGTGCCGCTCAGGAAGATCATGATCATTAGCTACCGCCTCACCTACCCCTCCGGCTCCGCCACCGCCCACCTCATCAACAGCTTCCACACGCCCCAAGGCGCCATCCAGGCCAA GCAGCAGGTGTCCATCCTGTTCAAGTCGTTTCTAGGGAGCTTCCTGTGGTCCATGTTCCAGTGGTTCTACACGGCGGGGGACTCGTGCGGGTTCGGCTCCTTCCCCACGTTCGGGATGGAGGCGTACAACCGGCGCTTCTACTTCGACTTCTCGGCGACGTACGTcggggtggggatgatctgcccctACATCATCAACTTCTCGCTGCTCATCGGGAGCATCATCTCCTGGGGGATCATGTGGCCCTTCATCGAGAGCAAGAGGGGGGACTGGTACGACGCCAACCTCCCCAACAGCAGCCTCCACGGCCTCAACGGCTACCAGGTCTTCATCTCCATCGCCATGATCATGGGCGACGGCCTCTTCAACTTCTTCTCCATCCTCTTCCGCACCTCCTACGACATGTACCTCAAGCGCACGGGCCGCGCCAAGGCCAACGCCGCGGGGGTCCCCTTCGCCGGCGCCGGCCTCGCGGGCGCCAACGAGAGGCAGGCGCTCAGCTTCGACGACCGCCGCCGCACGCAGATCTTCCTCAAGGACCAGATCCCCACCGTCGTCGCCGTGGGCGCCTACGTTGCCCTCGCCGGCATCTCCGTCCTCGCCATCCCGCACATCTTCCGCCAGCTCAAGCCCAAGCACGTCGTCTGGGCCTACGTCGTCGCGCCCATCTTCGCCTTCTGCAACGCCTACGGCACCGGCCTCACCGACTGGTCCCTCTCCAGCAGCTATGGCAAGCTCGCCATCTTCATCTTCGGCGCCAACATCGGCGCCAAGGACGGCGGGGTCATCGCCGGCCTCGCCGCCTGTGGCCTCATGATGGGGATCGTCTCCACCGCCTCCGACCTCATCCAGGACTTCAAGACGGGGTACCTCACCCTCACCTCCCCGCGTGCCATGTTCGTGAGCCAGGTCATCGGCACGGGGATCGGTTGCATCATCTCCCCCACTGTCTTCTGGATCTTCTACCAGGCCTACGACATCGGCAACGACGAGGGCTACCCGGCGCCCTACGCCAAGATCTACCGCGGCATCGCGCTCCTCGGCACCAACGGCTGGGACCAGCTGCCCAAGTACTGCCTCAGGTTCTGCGCCGCCTTCTTCATCCTCGCCATCGCCATCTGCGCGCTCAAGGAAGTGGCCAACAACAAAACGTGGTGGATCAGGGACTACATACCCAGCGCGCTCGGCATGGCGGTGCCCTTCTTCCTTGGATCCTTCTTCACCATCGACATGTGCGTGGGGAGCTTGATACTCTACATGTGGTCCAAGTCCGACAGGCTGCACGCGCAGATGTTCGCGCCGGCAGTGGCATCGGGGCTAATCTGCGGCGACGGGATTTGGTCGCTGCCGTCGTCGTTGCTGTCGCTAGGCAACGTGGAACCACCCATGTGCCTGAGGGTCTTCGACGCCGACACCAACTACGAGGTGGAGCAGTTCCTTTCGACCTTGCCCATCCCGGCGTAG
- the LOC109736158 gene encoding uncharacterized protein codes for MGNCLVIQDRREIKVMSVVDGEILKALPVPSPSKGALAPVSDSSDAEDALRPQKQGLDGRAGGMGQLHRLFPSDANAPSAAAADPEGAVVRVKLVISKQELRRMLGKDDEAVSLDDMVALLRGGPEHQKQEDVGCYRGWRPALHSIPEGSGDLYSMLA; via the coding sequence ATGGGGAACTGCCTGGTGATCCAGGACAGAAGGGAGATCAAGGTGATGAGCGTCGTCGACGGCGAAATCCTCAAGGCGCTCCCGGTGCCATCCCCCTCCAAGGGCGCCCTCGCACCCGTCTCCGACTCCTCCGACGCCGAAGACGCGCTCCGGCCGCAGAAGCAAGGCCTCGACGGCCGGGCGGGCGGCATGGGGCAGCTGCACCGCCTGTTCCCCTCCGATGCTAACGCGCCTTCTGCCGCGGCGGCTGACCCGGAGGGCGCCGTCGTGAGGGTGAAGCTGGTCATCAGCAAGCAGGAGCTCAGGAGGATGCTGGGCAaggacgacgaggccgtctcccTGGACGACATGGTGGCTCTCCTGCGAGGAGGGCCGGAGCATCAGAAGCAGGAGGACGTCGGTTGCTACCGAGGGTGGCGGCCTGCCTTGCATAGCATACCTGAAGGCAGCGGTGATCTATATTCCATGTTAGCATAG
- the LOC109736151 gene encoding receptor-like protein EIX1 has protein sequence MAKSPMDTLQLSYIQIAIAFLLFAQAKSTTEDTSALLPNEAIPSCVAGERSALLAFRAGLSDPANLLSSWKGDDCCRWKGVYCSNRTSHVVKLDLQGSGYTIDSDSRKVLAGNISSSLLGLQHLRYLDLSSNEFDKMQIPEFIGSLHKLRYLDLSMSMFTGRVPPQLGNLSNLHYLNLAYNSDGIYSTDITWLSRLTSVEHLDMTWVNLSTIVHWLPVVNMLPTLKFLRLNSCQLRTSPDSLQLSNLTSLETLLLASNQFNQRSTPNWFWDLTSLKYLYITGCGFYGPFPDEIGNMTSMVELHLSENNLVGMIPSTMKNLCNLEALYSYKSNISGSITELLHQLPNCSRNKLQQLYLSGNNLTGSLPTAPVQALSNLSWLALDDNKLTGPLPLWIGELTMLTILDLNSNNLDGVIHEGHLSRLDMLDSLILSHNSITITVSPTWVPPFSLRMLHLRSCRLGPKFPMWLRWQTHLSNLDISNTSINDMVPSWFWMAASSAEFLNIRNNQISGVLPSTMEFMRAVKMDFSSNQLGGPIPKLPINLTSFDLSGNRVIGPLPLDFGAPGLRTLLLYNNMISGAIPSSLCSLRALRLLDLSRNGLNGSITDCLVNESSTNMTGLGIANLSLRNNNLSGEFPSLLQKCPRLIFLDLGHNHFSGTLPAWIGEKLLSLSFLRLRSNMFYGPIPVELSKLVNLQYLDLAYNNISGSIPRSIFSPTGMAQTRDKTDYLQYASSSEFGVGQNQLVDYTVNFTVLTKGQERLYTGEIIYMVNLDLSCNSITGEIPAEISTLVQLKNLNLSSNNFNGKIPENIGALMQVESLDLSQNELSGEIPSSLSALTSLSRLNLSFNNLGGKIPTGNQLQTLEDQASIYIGNAGLCGPPLSRKCSQPEPIPGESRRDASDGDVVSFFVATGSGYVMGLWVVFCTFLFKRRWRVSWYSLCDNLYNRVYVQVVVTWASLRGKLNG, from the coding sequence ATGGCAAAATCACCCATGGACACGCTCCAACTCTCCTACATCCAGATAGCCATAGCCTTTCTCTTGTTCGCTCAAGCCAAGAGCACCACAGAGGACACATCTGCCCTGCTTCCAAACGAAGCGATCCCCAGCTGTGTTGCCGGTGAGAGGTCTGCCCTTCTCGCCTTCAGGGCAGGTCTCTCAGACCCGGCCAACCTCCTTTCGTCATGGAAGGGCGACGACTGCTGCCGGTGGAAGGGCGTCTATTGCAGCAACAGAACCAGCCATGTTGTCAAGCTCGATCTCCAAGGCAGCGGTTACACAATCGACAGTGACAGTAGGAAGGTGCTAGCAGGCAACATAAGCTCCTCGTTGCTTGGTTTACAGCATCTGCGGTATCTCGACCTCAGCTCCAATGAATTCGACAAGATGCAAATACCGGAGTTCATTGGTTCTCTCCATAAGTTGAGATATCTTGACCTATCAATGTCAATGTTCACCGGAAGGGTACCGCCGCAACTGGGTAATCTCTCCAACTTACACTACTTAAATCTTGCGTACAACTCAGATGGCATATACTCCACTGATATCACCTGGTTGTCACGGTTAACTTCCGTTGAGCACCTGGACATGACCTGGGTGAACCTCAGTACAATTGTCCACTGGCTTCCGGTGGTGAACATGCTTCCAACTCTGAAATTTCTTCGTCTTAACTCTTGCCAGCTTAGAACTAGCCCTGACTCTCTTCAGCTCTCAAATCTGACATCTCTTGAAACACTCTTGCTTGCGAGCAACCAGTTCAATCAGCGTAGCACACCCAACTGGTTTTGGGATTTAACTAGCCTCAAGTATCTATATATCACGGGCTGTGGTTTCTATGGCCCGTTTCCAGACGAGATAGGTAATATGACCTCCATGGTGGAACTTCATTTATCAGAAAACAACCTTGTGGGCATGATACCATCCACTATGAAGAATCTATGTAATCTGGAGGCATTATATTCTTATAAGAGCAATATCAGTGGGAGTATAACAGAATTACTCCATCAATTACCCAATTGTTCAAGGAATAAACTACAGCAGTTATATCTATCGGGCAACAATCTGACTGGAAGCCTGCCAACTGCACCAGTACAAGCATTAAGCAACCTGAGCTGGCTGGCTCTCGATGATAACAAACTCACTGGTCCTCTGCCACTGTGGATAGGAGAGCTCACGATGCTGACAATATTGGACCTTAACTCCAATAACCTAGATGGGGTCATACATGAAGGCCATTTATCGCGTCTAGATATGTTAGACAGTTTGATCTTGTCACACAACTCCATAACCATCACAGTGAGTCCAACATGGGTTCCTCCTTTTAGTCTAAGAATGCTTCACCTTCGGTCTTGCCGGCTAGGGCCTAAATTTCCAATGTGGCTTAGATGGCAAACACACTTATCCAATCTTGATATATCAAACACAAGCATAAATGACATGGTACCAAGTTGGTTTTGGATGGCAGCTTCCTCAGCAGAGTTTCTCAATATCCGAAATAATCAGATTTCAGGGGTCCTCCCATCAACAATGGAATTTATGAGAGCAGTCAAAATGGATTTCAGTTCTAACCAGCTTGGTGGTCCAATACCGAAGCTTCCCATCAATCTAACTAGCTTTGATCTCAGTGGGAACAGAGTAATAGGGCCACTTCCATTAGACTTTGGAGCGCCGGGGCTTAGGACACTTCTTCTATATAACAACATGATCTCTGGCGCCATTCCATCTTCTTTGTGCAGTTTGCGAGCATTGAGGTTGTTAGATCTATCAAGAAATGGTCTCAATGGGTCAATTACCGATTGCCTAGTCAACGAATCCAGCACAAACATGACAGGCCTGGGTATTGCCAATCTaagcttaagaaacaacaaccTCTCGGGTGAATTTCCTTCACTACTCCAGAAATGCCCAAGACTCATCTTTCTTGATCTCGGACATAATCACTTCTCTGGGACTTTACCAGCATGGATTGGGGAGAAGCTATTGTCTCTATCATTCTTAAGACTGAGATCCAATATGTTTTATGGTCCCATTCCAGTCGAGCTTTCAAAACTTGTCAATCTTCAATATTTGGACCTTGCCTACAACAATATATCGGGGAGCATACCGAGATCCATTTTTAGTCCCACGGGCATGGCACAAACAAGAGACAAAACTGATTATCTTCAGTATGCCTCTAGTTCTGAATTTGGTGTTGGTCAAAATCAACTAGTTGACTACACTGTGAATTTCACGGTACTCACAAAAGGTCAAGAGAGATTATATACAGGAGAAATCATATACATGGTGAATCTTGATTTATCCTGTAATAGTATTACCGGAGAGATCCCTGCAGAGATCAGCACTCTTGTACAACTGAAGAACCTGAACCTATCATCGAACAACTTCAACGGCAAAATTCCTGAGAATATTGGCGCTTTAATGCAAGTGGAGTCACTTGACCTATCACAAAATGAGTTGTCTGGTGAGATCCCTTCAAGCTTGTCGGCTCTCACATCATTGAGTCGCCTGAACCTGTCCTTCAACAATCTGGGAGGAAAGATACCGACTGGAAATCAACTGCAAACACTTGAAGACCAGGCATCTATTTATATTGGCAACGCGGGCCTGTGTGGCCCCCCTCTCTCGCGGAAATGTTCACAGCCGGAGCCAATTCCAGGAGAAAGCCGTCGAGATGCAAGTGATGGTGACGTGGTTTCGTTTTTCGTCGCCACTGGTTCCGGATATGTGATGGGTCTGTGGGTGGTCTTCTGCACCTTCTTGTTCAAGAGAAGATGGAGAGTCTCATGGTACTCGCTCT